A genomic segment from Aspergillus puulaauensis MK2 DNA, chromosome 1, nearly complete sequence encodes:
- a CDS encoding amino acid permease (COG:E;~EggNog:ENOG410PFV8;~InterPro:IPR002293;~PFAM:PF00324,PF13520;~TransMembrane:12 (i60-84o96-114i126-145o151-175i187-205o217-236i257-277o297-321i400-420o426-449i461-485o497-518i);~go_component: GO:0016020 - membrane [Evidence IEA];~go_function: GO:0022857 - transmembrane transporter activity [Evidence IEA];~go_process: GO:0055085 - transmembrane transport [Evidence IEA]) has translation MSVVGKMKAASDALKYDDAEHDPVTSVLRNGDVPDFDDSMDADERVITALGYKQEFKREFSLWTTFCVSFAVLGLLPSFASTIYYGMGYAGTAGMVWGWIIAMIFIQCVAMAMAELCSAMPTSGGLYYAAAVLAPPGYGPYAAWITGWSNWIGQITAAPSVDYALSAMILAAGSIQSPGYVPTSWQTFLLTALIMVVHAVISSMPTKWVAVFNSWGSTFNMLALVAVIIAIPAGTINSPKFTPSKEVWGTITNMTDYPDGVAVLMTFVGVIWTMSGYDSPFHLSEECSNANIASPRAIVMTSGAGGLMGWFLQLVVAYTVVDIDAVLNSDLGQPWASYLFQVMSREGALSILSLTIICGFSMGQGCMVAASRVTYAYARDDCFPLSKYWKQVNDTTKTPVNAVILNAVLGILMCLLLFAGDVAIGALFSIGAIAQFVAFAIPIAIRVFFVGNRFRRGPWHLGPFGPWIGGFGVGFVFLMVPILCLPADTGSNLTPDLMNWTCLVWGGPMLAVSIWWIVDAHKWFKGPKVNVEHAIHGNVIDIIDGEQQQNAGRLSDASAAGSGHSSPKL, from the exons ATGTCAGTTGTAGGCAAGATGAAGGCCGCGTCAGATGCGTTGAAGTACGACGATGCGGAGCATGACCCTGTTACCTCCGTCCTGCGCAATGGAGACGTCCCTGATTTCGACGACTCGATGGACGCCGACGAGCGGGTTATTACGGCTCTTGGATACAAACAGGAATTCAAACGCGAGTTCTCGCTATGGACTACGTTCTGTGTCAGCTTTGCGGTATTGGGACTGCTCCCTTCGTTTGCCAGCACAATATACTACG GTATGGGATATGCAGGAACCGCTGGGATGGTTTGGGGCTGGATTATAGCCATGATATTCATCCAATGTGTTGCAATGGCCATGGCAGAACTATGCTCCGCCATGCCTACAAG CGGAGGGTTGTACTACGCTGCCGCGGTACTTGCGCCTCCAGGATACGGGCCTTATGCGGCGTGGATCACTGGATGGTCCAACTGGATTGGCCAGATTACTGCTGCTCCATCGGTAGACTATGCTCTCTCCGCGATGATTCTCGCTGCGGGATCCATTCAGAGCCCGGGTTATGTTCCCACAAGTTGGCAGACGTTTCTTCTCACGGCCCTCATCATGGTAGTCCACGCTGTTATCAGCAGTATGCCAACAAAATGGGTGGCGGTGTTTAACTCCTGGGGCTCGACTTTCAACATGCTTGCACTGGTTGctgtcatcatcgccattccTGCAGGAACCATAAACTCGCCGAAGTTCACACCTTCTAAAGAAGTGTGGGGAACAATTACCAACATGACTGACTACCCCGATGGAGTTGCAGTCCTGATGACATTTGTAGGAGTTATTTGGACAATGTCTGGCTATGACTCTCCCTTCCATCTCAGTGAAGAGTGCTCCAACGCAAATATCGCGTCTCCACGCGCAATCGTTATGACGTCGGGAGCCGGTGGGCTCATGGGTTGGTTCTTACAATTGGTTGTAGCCTACACCGTGGTAGACATTGATGCCGTGCTAAACTCAGATCTCGGGCAGCCATGGGCATCATATCTCTTCCAAGTCATGTCACGGGAAGGTGCGCTTTCGATTCTCTCACTAACAATTATATGTGGCTTTTCTATGGGCCAAGGATGTATGGTAGCGGCATCTCGTGTCACGTACGCGTACGCTCGTGATGACTGCTTCCCCCTTTCGAAGTACTGGAAGCAAGTCAACGATACCACCAAGACCCCGGTAAATGCCGTCATTTTAAACGCGGTCTTGGGGATCCTGATGTGTCTTCTATTATTCGCCGGCGACGTTGCTATCGGTGCTCTTTTCTCCATTGGAGCTATTGCACAATTCGTTGCCTTTGCTATACCCATTGCAATCCGCGTTTTCTTCGTCGGCAACCGCTTTCGCAGAGGTCCGTGGCACTTAGGACCATTCGGCCCGTGGATCGGTGGGTTTGGAGTAGGGTTCGTTTTTCTTATGGTGCCTATCCTGTGCCTACCAGCTGACACGGGTTCAAACTTGACGCCGGACTTGATGAATTGGACTTGCTTGGTTTGGGGAGGACCGATGCTCGCTGTGAGCATTTGGTGGATAGTTGATGCACACAAATGGTTCAAGGGGCCGAAGGTCAACGTGGAGCATGCTATACATGGAAATGTAATTGATATTATTGacggagagcagcagcaaaatgCTGGTAGACTGTCTGATGCATCGGCAGCTGGGTCGGGCCATTCATCACCCAAACTTTAG
- the AIM9 gene encoding phosphotransferase enzyme (COG:S;~EggNog:ENOG410PIY2) produces the protein MAGPLFSGGRSPKFLEYKDEAIFELPGNFKDLDKDAQASIEEQMTNSMMLCLYEKHAAQRYPILYKMFKYPEALTLTTPIQY, from the coding sequence ATGGCTGGGCCCCTATTCTCGGGAGGACGTTCTCCGAAATTCCTCGAATACAAAGACGAAGCGATATTCGAACTCCCGGGGAACTTCAAGGACCTCGATAAAGATGCGCAGGCCTCTATTGAAGAGCAAATGACTAACTCAATGATGCTATGCCTGTACGAAAAGCATGCGGCGCAAAGATACCCAATCCTCTACAAGATGTTCAAATATCCAGAGGCCTTGACATTGACAACCCCCATTCAATACTGA